In one Candidatus Nitronereus thalassa genomic region, the following are encoded:
- a CDS encoding P-II family nitrogen regulator — MSGLILHPMKEIKIIIEGEHLKFVSDLLDKVKATGYTVINIISGKGHHGFHEGHLMFNDTASQVMVFTVVPAEKVEPILSGLGPLFDRHSGAMFVSDVAVSRRDRFIPEKP, encoded by the coding sequence ATGAGTGGTCTAATTCTTCATCCCATGAAGGAAATCAAAATCATTATTGAGGGAGAGCATCTGAAATTTGTGAGTGACTTGCTAGACAAAGTCAAAGCCACCGGGTACACGGTCATCAACATTATTTCAGGAAAAGGGCACCATGGATTTCATGAAGGGCACCTCATGTTTAATGACACGGCTAGCCAAGTCATGGTCTTCACGGTGGTACCGGCAGAGAAAGTTGAACCAATACTTTCTGGCCTTGGGCCACTCTTCGATCGACATTCGGGGGCAATGTTTGTGTCTGATGTGGCGGTGAGCCGTCGAGATCGTTTCATTCCAGAGAAACCGTGA
- a CDS encoding DUF2309 domain-containing protein, whose product MDTLTTRQYSESQQMEMRSLVNLAAEVIAYYWPMRTFIHHNILHGLEYLDFDEAIQQGQRFLGGRPYLSNEQFREYFLTGRIRGEELEAALRPLAQDKTVTIGNTRISHLEILKAHMIQGNKEEGPHEENPLLMTLMNRLETILPPPNQDAQAQADVQALGRDVTLSTWCDRVLGTRIVEQINGELIKWCGAFVDEGHAAWGMPYRESSLYHAWKRLAEHDLNGSLLGIPDWTHKVRALPERPEDTILMIFETIGLPKALWMDYLSLQLGALPGWTGFIKWRAEEAGYEWQEVYPASLIKYLAIRLFYESELVRKACQAELGFAGTYDNLLAFMQDQTSVYGLRQARVTGELPRNYIHQVDRLRYGYSGNNNEAWKTLATQYRADMLLENRHKETQTKARNLLGLCEILNLDPATLSNTAPSELQTILSWMDDFPEKLHPPYWLEAFESGYRKSLLQQLRPKIIAKQKTTGLDQVENGEVRPLTQVILCIDVRSEGFRRHLEEIGGYETLGFAGFFAIPFRFRAFGTHHETDQCPVLLKPKHVIREVPRAYQNLEAEKHLAGIQLLQTGHHLLHNLKENVITPYVMVEALGWFFGIPFILKTTFGTWYRELSSWIQRSFAPSIATTLTVNKLTEEEALGMLAAEQRPTIRRALREQLNLSGKKVTQEIVETLRQYALEENNFRGPLPEKYRQALGLTPDQETAFIGILRDHYRIDSRGASDRLHRITQTGFTLTEQVNYVETNLRLMGLTKNFARLVLLCGHGSTSDNNPFESALDCGACGGNHGMPNARTFAFMANKSDIRKLLQKRGITIPQDTYFLAGQVDTTTDAVQFFDLEDVPSTHRHQLSQLILDLEEAGQQNSLERCGRFPDVQKLLSAEMAAREVKNRSLDWSQVRPEWGLSGNAAFIVGRRDLTMGLNLEGRTFLHSYDYQGDPTGKFLQIILTAPGVVIQWISMEHYFSTVDPEIYGSGSKMYHNVTGRIGVMFGTQSDLRIGLAWQTVMEGERPYHEAMRPLYIVEAPRDRISMLIQKNEILQRFFDGRWVHLIALEPEEGIFYQYRPRQGWSKIAEPTSPNAIE is encoded by the coding sequence ATGGATACTCTCACGACCCGTCAGTACAGCGAATCTCAACAAATGGAAATGCGCTCGCTGGTCAATCTCGCAGCCGAGGTGATTGCATATTACTGGCCAATGCGAACGTTTATTCACCATAATATTCTCCATGGATTGGAATATTTAGATTTTGATGAAGCCATTCAACAAGGCCAACGCTTTCTCGGTGGTCGGCCCTATCTCTCCAATGAACAATTTCGGGAATATTTTCTAACCGGCCGAATTCGCGGGGAGGAACTCGAAGCGGCACTTAGGCCATTGGCACAGGACAAAACCGTAACAATAGGCAACACACGCATCAGTCACCTTGAAATACTCAAGGCTCACATGATTCAAGGGAACAAGGAAGAGGGTCCTCACGAAGAGAACCCTCTCCTGATGACCCTCATGAATCGATTGGAAACGATACTCCCTCCACCAAATCAGGACGCCCAAGCTCAAGCCGACGTTCAAGCCCTAGGACGGGACGTCACTCTCAGCACATGGTGTGATCGCGTTCTGGGAACCAGAATTGTTGAACAAATCAATGGGGAACTTATCAAGTGGTGCGGAGCATTTGTAGATGAAGGTCATGCGGCCTGGGGCATGCCGTATCGCGAATCATCGCTTTACCATGCATGGAAAAGACTTGCTGAACACGATCTTAACGGTTCATTACTCGGCATCCCAGACTGGACACACAAGGTCCGGGCCTTGCCAGAACGTCCGGAAGATACCATCCTCATGATTTTTGAAACCATTGGCCTTCCAAAAGCTTTATGGATGGATTACCTCTCTCTTCAACTTGGCGCCTTGCCAGGATGGACCGGGTTTATCAAATGGCGTGCCGAAGAGGCAGGCTATGAGTGGCAAGAAGTCTACCCCGCCAGCCTGATCAAATATTTGGCCATCCGGCTATTTTATGAAAGTGAACTAGTCAGGAAGGCATGCCAAGCGGAACTAGGATTTGCCGGAACCTATGACAACCTGCTGGCCTTTATGCAAGACCAAACATCAGTATACGGCCTGCGCCAAGCCCGCGTGACTGGCGAATTACCTCGAAATTATATACATCAAGTCGATCGCCTCCGATACGGGTACTCAGGAAATAACAATGAGGCATGGAAAACACTTGCCACACAATACAGGGCGGACATGCTACTTGAAAATCGCCACAAAGAAACACAAACGAAGGCCAGAAACCTCTTGGGTTTGTGTGAGATTCTGAATTTAGACCCGGCGACCCTCAGTAACACTGCCCCTAGCGAGCTACAGACCATTTTGTCTTGGATGGACGATTTTCCAGAAAAGCTCCACCCCCCATATTGGTTGGAAGCCTTTGAATCGGGCTATCGAAAGTCCCTTTTGCAACAACTAAGACCCAAAATTATTGCGAAACAAAAAACTACTGGTCTGGACCAGGTCGAGAATGGCGAAGTTCGTCCATTAACCCAAGTCATCCTGTGTATTGATGTTCGCTCGGAAGGGTTTCGTCGGCATTTGGAAGAAATCGGGGGATATGAAACGTTGGGTTTTGCAGGTTTTTTTGCAATTCCCTTCCGCTTTCGTGCCTTCGGAACCCATCATGAAACTGACCAATGCCCGGTTCTGCTGAAACCCAAGCATGTGATACGGGAAGTTCCGCGAGCTTATCAAAACTTGGAAGCCGAAAAACATCTTGCCGGCATACAGCTCCTTCAGACCGGCCATCACTTGCTGCACAACCTCAAAGAAAATGTGATTACCCCCTATGTCATGGTCGAAGCGCTGGGATGGTTTTTTGGCATTCCTTTTATTTTGAAAACTACTTTCGGCACGTGGTATCGGGAACTTTCATCATGGATTCAGCGGTCTTTTGCCCCATCAATTGCCACGACCCTTACCGTGAATAAATTGACCGAGGAGGAGGCCCTTGGAATGTTAGCGGCGGAACAACGACCCACAATCCGCCGTGCGTTACGAGAACAACTCAATCTGTCTGGCAAAAAAGTGACTCAAGAAATCGTGGAGACCTTGCGCCAATATGCATTGGAGGAAAATAATTTCCGTGGCCCTCTCCCCGAGAAATATCGCCAGGCCCTTGGGTTGACACCGGACCAAGAAACTGCCTTCATCGGCATCCTCCGCGACCACTACCGTATCGATTCGCGCGGCGCCTCAGATCGATTACATCGCATTACCCAAACAGGTTTTACATTAACAGAGCAAGTCAATTATGTTGAAACTAACCTTCGCCTCATGGGTCTCACCAAAAATTTTGCACGATTAGTCCTGTTGTGCGGCCATGGAAGTACCTCCGATAACAATCCCTTCGAATCTGCCCTCGATTGTGGAGCCTGCGGAGGCAATCATGGGATGCCCAACGCCCGCACGTTTGCATTCATGGCCAACAAGTCTGATATCCGAAAACTTCTCCAGAAGCGAGGAATTACGATTCCACAGGATACCTATTTCCTTGCTGGGCAGGTTGATACGACCACCGATGCCGTCCAGTTTTTTGATTTAGAGGATGTGCCTTCGACCCATCGTCACCAATTGTCACAGTTGATTCTCGACCTTGAAGAGGCCGGTCAACAAAATAGCCTAGAGCGATGCGGTCGATTTCCCGATGTGCAGAAATTATTATCTGCTGAAATGGCGGCCCGGGAAGTGAAAAATCGCAGCCTGGATTGGTCCCAAGTTCGACCCGAATGGGGTTTATCTGGCAATGCGGCCTTTATCGTGGGACGCCGAGACCTGACCATGGGCTTGAATCTGGAAGGACGGACGTTCTTGCATTCGTACGATTATCAAGGAGATCCTACCGGCAAGTTCCTGCAGATCATCTTAACCGCACCCGGAGTCGTCATCCAATGGATCAGTATGGAGCATTACTTTTCCACTGTGGATCCTGAGATCTATGGGAGCGGGAGCAAAATGTATCATAACGTGACTGGCCGAATCGGTGTCATGTTTGGCACACAAAGTGATTTACGAATTGGGCTGGCGTGGCAGACTGTCATGGAAGGGGAGCGGCCCTATCATGAAGCCATGCGGCCACTCTATATTGTGGAAGCTCCACGCGATCGCATTAGCATGCTTATCCAAAAGAATGAGATCCTGCAACGTTTTTTTGACGGCCGCTGGGTTCATTTAATCGCTTTGGAACCAGAGGAAGGAATTTTTTACCAATACCGTCCAAGGCAAGGATGGAGTAAAATAGCTGAACCGACCTCTCCAAATGCTATAGAATAA
- a CDS encoding proton-conducting transporter membrane subunit, whose product MEWWSVQAMLMMATPVLGAALGTIFWSRPQAFKICGLLMITTTWLIVTVPLWMSGLPWNFSFFFMHLIILTGLLTILGQPPNKEASISFCLILLFTGLGLGYVASQGPSTQIVLSGIFGLLILMFIRHGGQSREIPWFAIGILVMGILALFLSLVLPDSIRTLTLLVPLIIVWPLLPVHKVFVASASQLPGMVPAFLAVLLPSLGLYGFINLLPVIPDSLFNLLWVLAIGSAIYGSFLALAQDSMDTLVAYAHMTLGAIVWWYAAVTQSVTPGAVGFLVGLNLVMCGLLLGNHCIWTRFGHIDLQISHGLARIMPRFSTLFVLFITAALGLPFFTIFSAFMEMMLGIASPPVKSLVVILLAWLMASWYFPRLMQQVLFGHPSPGTRSGHDLHHYEQVSLILLLALLIILGMAPSDWFGIADPSISLVQLSLGISQV is encoded by the coding sequence ATGGAATGGTGGTCGGTCCAAGCCATGTTGATGATGGCAACCCCCGTTCTTGGTGCCGCTTTGGGAACAATCTTTTGGTCAAGGCCTCAGGCCTTTAAGATTTGTGGGCTGCTGATGATCACCACAACCTGGCTGATCGTGACCGTTCCTCTCTGGATGTCAGGGTTACCTTGGAACTTTTCGTTCTTCTTCATGCACTTAATTATATTGACCGGATTACTAACCATTCTCGGCCAACCTCCCAACAAAGAAGCCTCGATCTCCTTTTGCCTCATCCTGTTATTTACAGGCTTAGGCTTAGGCTATGTGGCCAGTCAAGGGCCCTCCACCCAAATTGTGTTATCCGGGATTTTTGGATTACTGATCCTCATGTTCATTCGGCATGGGGGGCAAAGCCGAGAAATCCCTTGGTTTGCCATAGGCATTTTGGTTATGGGTATTCTTGCACTCTTTCTTTCCCTGGTGCTTCCAGATTCTATCAGGACCTTGACGTTATTGGTCCCACTCATCATCGTCTGGCCGCTACTGCCTGTTCATAAGGTTTTTGTAGCCTCTGCGAGCCAATTGCCTGGCATGGTTCCCGCGTTTCTCGCGGTTCTCTTACCGAGTCTGGGATTGTATGGCTTCATCAACCTACTCCCCGTCATACCCGATAGCCTGTTCAATCTCCTTTGGGTTCTCGCTATTGGCAGCGCCATATACGGATCGTTCCTTGCATTGGCTCAGGACTCGATGGACACCTTGGTAGCTTATGCCCATATGACACTTGGTGCGATCGTATGGTGGTACGCCGCAGTCACGCAATCAGTAACTCCAGGGGCGGTTGGATTTTTGGTCGGTCTGAACCTCGTGATGTGCGGACTGCTCTTAGGGAACCATTGCATATGGACGCGTTTTGGACATATAGATTTACAAATATCCCACGGCTTAGCACGCATCATGCCTCGGTTCTCTACACTTTTTGTCTTGTTCATTACCGCCGCCTTGGGACTTCCTTTCTTTACCATTTTCTCGGCCTTCATGGAGATGATGTTGGGCATCGCCTCACCTCCCGTAAAAAGCCTCGTGGTAATTCTTCTGGCCTGGCTTATGGCTTCTTGGTATTTCCCTCGGCTGATGCAACAAGTGCTATTCGGACATCCTTCACCGGGGACTAGGTCCGGGCATGATCTTCATCATTACGAACAGGTTTCACTCATCCTCCTATTGGCTCTTTTGATCATACTCGGAATGGCTCCATCGGATTGGTTCGGAATTGCCGACCCTTCAATTTCCTTGGTGCAATTATCTTTGGGGATTTCACAGGTTTAA